In a single window of the Syngnathus typhle isolate RoL2023-S1 ecotype Sweden linkage group LG19, RoL_Styp_1.0, whole genome shotgun sequence genome:
- the ythdf3 gene encoding YTH domain-containing family protein 3 isoform X3: MHQKDGVNDDDFEPYISSQTNQDNSYPPMSDPYMPSYYAPSIGFPYSLGEAAWSTAGDPPMPYLTTYGQMSNGEPHFIPDGVFSQPGALGNTPPFLGQHGFNFFPSNADFSTWGTSVSQGQSTQSSVYSNSYGYAPSSLGRAIADGQAGFGSDAQLSKMPVLNSIEQSMAGLKLGTDMVAAVTKTVGSPLLGTAGMSSMAANNFPPSASSSAGKPGSWAAVAKKPAKPQLKAKPKANMGMVGTAIPPPPIKHNMNIDTWDDKGPLNKSPLAQTMLPTPPLVQQPLLAQPAALLQSPLPHQPQHQHQPFHLQSLQSPQHHPPLPHGPLHLSHPGPLQALHQHQPQPPGPPPSRWVAPRNRGDGFGVGIPVSASLCPSEVHPVLEKLRALNNYNPKEFEWNLKNGRVFIIKSYSEDDIHRSIKYSIWCSTEHGNKRLDGAYRSLGGKGPLYLLFSVNGSGHFCGVAEMRSPVDYNAYAGVWSQDKWKGKFEVKWAFIKDVPNNQLRHIRLENNDNKPVTNSRDTQEVPLEKAKQVLKIIATYKHTTSIFDDFAHYEKRQEEEEAMRKERGRNKS, encoded by the exons ATGCATCAAAAGGACGGAGTGAACGACGATGACTTTGAGCCTTACATAAGCAGCCAGACAAATCAG GATAACAGCTACCCACCCATGTCTGATCCCTACATGCCCAGCTACTACGCGCCGTCCATCGGATTCCCGTATTCTTTGGGAGAGGCCGCCTGGTCCACAGCGGGAGACCCACCCATGCCCTACCTGACCACTTACGGACAAATGAGCAATGGCGAGCCGCACTTCATCCCCGATGGCGTGTTCAGCCAGCCGGGCGCCCTGGGCAACACGCCTCCTTTCCTGGGCCAGCACGGTTTCAACTTTTTCCCCAGCAACGCCGACTTTTCCACCTGGGGTACCAGCGTGTCCCAGGGTCAGTCCACGCAGAGCTCCGTCTACAGTAATAGCTATGGCTACGCGCCCAGCTCACTGGGCCGTGCCATTGCCGACGGACAAGCTGGCTTCGGGAGTGATGCGCAGCTCAGTAAGATGCCGGTGTTGAACAGCATCGAGCAGAGCATGGCGGGGCTCAAACTGGGTACGGACATGGTCGCGGCCGTCACCAAAACGGTGGGCTCGCCCCTACTGGGCACCGCCGGGATGAGCAGCATGGCGGCCAACAATTTCCCGCCTTCCGCGAGCTCGTCGGCAGGGAAACCGGGCTCGTGGGCGGCCGTGGCCAAGAAGCCGGCCAAGCCGCAACTCAAGGCCAAGCCCAAAGCCAACATGGGGATGGTGGGCACCGCCATCCCTCCGCCGCCCATAAAGCACAACATGAACATTGATACCTGGGACGACAAGGGCCCCCTGAACAAGTCGCCGCTAGCTCAGACGATGCTGCCGACGCCGCCTTTGGTGCAGCAGCCTCTTCTGGCCCAGCCGGCGGCCTTGCTGCAGAGCCCTTTGCCCCATCAGCCTCAACACCAGCACCAACCCTTCCACCTCCAGTCCCTCCAGTCCCCGCAACACCATCCGCCGCTCCCCCACGGCCCCCTGCACCTCTCCCACCCCGGCCCCCTGCAGGCCCTCCATCAGCATCAGCCCCAGCCGCCGGGCCCGCCGCCCAGCCGCTGGGTGGCTCCCAGGAACCGAGGCGACGGCTTCGGCGTGGGCATCCCCGTGAGCGCCTCGCTGTGCCCGAGCGAAGTGCACCCGGTGCTGGAGAAACTGCGCGCCCTCAACAACTACAACCCCAAAGAGTTTGAGTGGAACTTGAAAAATGGACGCGTTTTCATCATCAAAAGCTATTCGGAAGACGACATCCACCGCTCCATCAAGTACTCCATCTGGTGCAGCACCGAACACGGCAACAAGCGTCTGGACGGGGCCTACCGCTCGCTGGGCGGCAAGGGGCCCTTGTACCTGCTCTTCAGCGTCAACGGCAGCGGCCACTTCTGCGGCGTGGCCGAGATGCGCTCGCCGGTGGACTACAACGCCTACGCCGGTGTCTGGTCTCAGGACAAGTGGAAGGGCAAGTTCGAGGTCAAGTGGGCCTTCATCAAGGACGTACCCAACAACCAATTGCGACACATCCGGCTGGAGAACAATGACAACAAGCCGGTGACCAACTCTAGGGACACTCAGGAGGTGCCCCTGGAGAAGGCCAAGCAAGTGCTTAAAATTATCGCCACTTACAAGCATACCACCTCAATCTTTGATGACTTTGCACATTACGAGAAGCgccaggaagaagaggaggccaTGCGGAAG GAACGTGGTCGAAATAAATCCTAA
- the ythdf3 gene encoding YTH domain-containing family protein 3 isoform X2: MSATTVDHQQRPKGQGNKVQNGSMHQKDGVNDDDFEPYISSQTNQDNSYPPMSDPYMPSYYAPSIGFPYSLGEAAWSTAGDPPMPYLTTYGQMSNGEPHFIPDGVFSQPGALGNTPPFLGQHGFNFFPSNADFSTWGTSVSQGQSTQSSVYSNSYGYAPSSLGRAIADGQAGFGSDAQLSKMPVLNSIEQSMAGLKLGTDMVAAVTKTVGSPLLGTAGMSSMAANNFPPSASSSAGKPGSWAAVAKKPAKPQLKAKPKANMGMVGTAIPPPPIKHNMNIDTWDDKGPLNKSPLAQTMLPTPPLVQQPLLAQPAALLQSPLPHQPQHQHQPFHLQSLQSPQHHPPLPHGPLHLSHPGPLQALHQHQPQPPGPPPSRWVAPRNRGDGFGVGIPVSASLCPSEVHPVLEKLRALNNYNPKEFEWNLKNGRVFIIKSYSEDDIHRSIKYSIWCSTEHGNKRLDGAYRSLGGKGPLYLLFSVNGSGHFCGVAEMRSPVDYNAYAGVWSQDKWKGKFEVKWAFIKDVPNNQLRHIRLENNDNKPVTNSRDTQEVPLEKAKQVLKIIATYKHTTSIFDDFAHYEKRQEEEEAMRKERGRNKS, from the exons AGACCGAAAGGACAGGGAAATAAAG TGCAAAACGGATCAATGCATCAAAAGGACGGAGTGAACGACGATGACTTTGAGCCTTACATAAGCAGCCAGACAAATCAG GATAACAGCTACCCACCCATGTCTGATCCCTACATGCCCAGCTACTACGCGCCGTCCATCGGATTCCCGTATTCTTTGGGAGAGGCCGCCTGGTCCACAGCGGGAGACCCACCCATGCCCTACCTGACCACTTACGGACAAATGAGCAATGGCGAGCCGCACTTCATCCCCGATGGCGTGTTCAGCCAGCCGGGCGCCCTGGGCAACACGCCTCCTTTCCTGGGCCAGCACGGTTTCAACTTTTTCCCCAGCAACGCCGACTTTTCCACCTGGGGTACCAGCGTGTCCCAGGGTCAGTCCACGCAGAGCTCCGTCTACAGTAATAGCTATGGCTACGCGCCCAGCTCACTGGGCCGTGCCATTGCCGACGGACAAGCTGGCTTCGGGAGTGATGCGCAGCTCAGTAAGATGCCGGTGTTGAACAGCATCGAGCAGAGCATGGCGGGGCTCAAACTGGGTACGGACATGGTCGCGGCCGTCACCAAAACGGTGGGCTCGCCCCTACTGGGCACCGCCGGGATGAGCAGCATGGCGGCCAACAATTTCCCGCCTTCCGCGAGCTCGTCGGCAGGGAAACCGGGCTCGTGGGCGGCCGTGGCCAAGAAGCCGGCCAAGCCGCAACTCAAGGCCAAGCCCAAAGCCAACATGGGGATGGTGGGCACCGCCATCCCTCCGCCGCCCATAAAGCACAACATGAACATTGATACCTGGGACGACAAGGGCCCCCTGAACAAGTCGCCGCTAGCTCAGACGATGCTGCCGACGCCGCCTTTGGTGCAGCAGCCTCTTCTGGCCCAGCCGGCGGCCTTGCTGCAGAGCCCTTTGCCCCATCAGCCTCAACACCAGCACCAACCCTTCCACCTCCAGTCCCTCCAGTCCCCGCAACACCATCCGCCGCTCCCCCACGGCCCCCTGCACCTCTCCCACCCCGGCCCCCTGCAGGCCCTCCATCAGCATCAGCCCCAGCCGCCGGGCCCGCCGCCCAGCCGCTGGGTGGCTCCCAGGAACCGAGGCGACGGCTTCGGCGTGGGCATCCCCGTGAGCGCCTCGCTGTGCCCGAGCGAAGTGCACCCGGTGCTGGAGAAACTGCGCGCCCTCAACAACTACAACCCCAAAGAGTTTGAGTGGAACTTGAAAAATGGACGCGTTTTCATCATCAAAAGCTATTCGGAAGACGACATCCACCGCTCCATCAAGTACTCCATCTGGTGCAGCACCGAACACGGCAACAAGCGTCTGGACGGGGCCTACCGCTCGCTGGGCGGCAAGGGGCCCTTGTACCTGCTCTTCAGCGTCAACGGCAGCGGCCACTTCTGCGGCGTGGCCGAGATGCGCTCGCCGGTGGACTACAACGCCTACGCCGGTGTCTGGTCTCAGGACAAGTGGAAGGGCAAGTTCGAGGTCAAGTGGGCCTTCATCAAGGACGTACCCAACAACCAATTGCGACACATCCGGCTGGAGAACAATGACAACAAGCCGGTGACCAACTCTAGGGACACTCAGGAGGTGCCCCTGGAGAAGGCCAAGCAAGTGCTTAAAATTATCGCCACTTACAAGCATACCACCTCAATCTTTGATGACTTTGCACATTACGAGAAGCgccaggaagaagaggaggccaTGCGGAAG GAACGTGGTCGAAATAAATCCTAA
- the ythdf3 gene encoding YTH domain-containing family protein 3 isoform X1, with protein MSATTVDHQQVGEDCANTIFFPPFQRPKGQGNKVQNGSMHQKDGVNDDDFEPYISSQTNQDNSYPPMSDPYMPSYYAPSIGFPYSLGEAAWSTAGDPPMPYLTTYGQMSNGEPHFIPDGVFSQPGALGNTPPFLGQHGFNFFPSNADFSTWGTSVSQGQSTQSSVYSNSYGYAPSSLGRAIADGQAGFGSDAQLSKMPVLNSIEQSMAGLKLGTDMVAAVTKTVGSPLLGTAGMSSMAANNFPPSASSSAGKPGSWAAVAKKPAKPQLKAKPKANMGMVGTAIPPPPIKHNMNIDTWDDKGPLNKSPLAQTMLPTPPLVQQPLLAQPAALLQSPLPHQPQHQHQPFHLQSLQSPQHHPPLPHGPLHLSHPGPLQALHQHQPQPPGPPPSRWVAPRNRGDGFGVGIPVSASLCPSEVHPVLEKLRALNNYNPKEFEWNLKNGRVFIIKSYSEDDIHRSIKYSIWCSTEHGNKRLDGAYRSLGGKGPLYLLFSVNGSGHFCGVAEMRSPVDYNAYAGVWSQDKWKGKFEVKWAFIKDVPNNQLRHIRLENNDNKPVTNSRDTQEVPLEKAKQVLKIIATYKHTTSIFDDFAHYEKRQEEEEAMRKERGRNKS; from the exons GTCGGTGAAGATTGTGCTAATACAATCTTTTTTCCACCATTCCAGAGACCGAAAGGACAGGGAAATAAAG TGCAAAACGGATCAATGCATCAAAAGGACGGAGTGAACGACGATGACTTTGAGCCTTACATAAGCAGCCAGACAAATCAG GATAACAGCTACCCACCCATGTCTGATCCCTACATGCCCAGCTACTACGCGCCGTCCATCGGATTCCCGTATTCTTTGGGAGAGGCCGCCTGGTCCACAGCGGGAGACCCACCCATGCCCTACCTGACCACTTACGGACAAATGAGCAATGGCGAGCCGCACTTCATCCCCGATGGCGTGTTCAGCCAGCCGGGCGCCCTGGGCAACACGCCTCCTTTCCTGGGCCAGCACGGTTTCAACTTTTTCCCCAGCAACGCCGACTTTTCCACCTGGGGTACCAGCGTGTCCCAGGGTCAGTCCACGCAGAGCTCCGTCTACAGTAATAGCTATGGCTACGCGCCCAGCTCACTGGGCCGTGCCATTGCCGACGGACAAGCTGGCTTCGGGAGTGATGCGCAGCTCAGTAAGATGCCGGTGTTGAACAGCATCGAGCAGAGCATGGCGGGGCTCAAACTGGGTACGGACATGGTCGCGGCCGTCACCAAAACGGTGGGCTCGCCCCTACTGGGCACCGCCGGGATGAGCAGCATGGCGGCCAACAATTTCCCGCCTTCCGCGAGCTCGTCGGCAGGGAAACCGGGCTCGTGGGCGGCCGTGGCCAAGAAGCCGGCCAAGCCGCAACTCAAGGCCAAGCCCAAAGCCAACATGGGGATGGTGGGCACCGCCATCCCTCCGCCGCCCATAAAGCACAACATGAACATTGATACCTGGGACGACAAGGGCCCCCTGAACAAGTCGCCGCTAGCTCAGACGATGCTGCCGACGCCGCCTTTGGTGCAGCAGCCTCTTCTGGCCCAGCCGGCGGCCTTGCTGCAGAGCCCTTTGCCCCATCAGCCTCAACACCAGCACCAACCCTTCCACCTCCAGTCCCTCCAGTCCCCGCAACACCATCCGCCGCTCCCCCACGGCCCCCTGCACCTCTCCCACCCCGGCCCCCTGCAGGCCCTCCATCAGCATCAGCCCCAGCCGCCGGGCCCGCCGCCCAGCCGCTGGGTGGCTCCCAGGAACCGAGGCGACGGCTTCGGCGTGGGCATCCCCGTGAGCGCCTCGCTGTGCCCGAGCGAAGTGCACCCGGTGCTGGAGAAACTGCGCGCCCTCAACAACTACAACCCCAAAGAGTTTGAGTGGAACTTGAAAAATGGACGCGTTTTCATCATCAAAAGCTATTCGGAAGACGACATCCACCGCTCCATCAAGTACTCCATCTGGTGCAGCACCGAACACGGCAACAAGCGTCTGGACGGGGCCTACCGCTCGCTGGGCGGCAAGGGGCCCTTGTACCTGCTCTTCAGCGTCAACGGCAGCGGCCACTTCTGCGGCGTGGCCGAGATGCGCTCGCCGGTGGACTACAACGCCTACGCCGGTGTCTGGTCTCAGGACAAGTGGAAGGGCAAGTTCGAGGTCAAGTGGGCCTTCATCAAGGACGTACCCAACAACCAATTGCGACACATCCGGCTGGAGAACAATGACAACAAGCCGGTGACCAACTCTAGGGACACTCAGGAGGTGCCCCTGGAGAAGGCCAAGCAAGTGCTTAAAATTATCGCCACTTACAAGCATACCACCTCAATCTTTGATGACTTTGCACATTACGAGAAGCgccaggaagaagaggaggccaTGCGGAAG GAACGTGGTCGAAATAAATCCTAA